Sequence from the Motilibacter aurantiacus genome:
CTCCTCGCGCGACGCGGACTTCGTCAGGTAGCCGGTGGCGCCCGCGGCCATGGCGTCGAGCACGTCCTGCTGCTCGCCGCTGGCCGACAGCACGAGGACCCGGACATCCGGGCGGGCTGCGAGGATCTGCCGGGCGGCCTCCACGCCGGGCAACTCGGGCAGCTGCAGGTCGAGCAGCACGACGTCGGGCCGGGCGGCGGCCACCCGGCGGACGGCTGCGGCACCGTCGCCGGCCGTCGCGACCACCTCGAGCCCGGCGTCCTGCAGGTCGCGCGCCACCGCCTCCCGCCACAGCGGATGGTCGTCGACCACCATCACCCGGGTCACGCCTGCTCCCTCCGCGGCAGCCGCAGCTCCACCTCGGTGCCCTGTCCCGCCCACGACGACACGACCGCCTCCCCGCCCAGGTCGGCCAGTCGGCCCTGGATCGAGGACGCGATGCCCATCCTCCCCGCGGCGCGGGCCTCGGGCAGCCGGCGCGCCGCGTCGAAGCCGGCGCCGTCGTCGCGCACCGTGACGAGCACCTCCTCGTCGAGGTCCTCGACCAGGACGTACGCCCGGGCTCCGTCCCCCGCATGCTTGCGCACGTTGTCCAGCGCGGCGCCCACCGCCGCGGCGAGCTCCCGGGCAGCCGGCGCGGGCAGCCGCACCGGGGTGGCCGGCTCGGACACCGTCACGTGCGGCCCGGTGTACGCCGTGAGAGCCTCGCGCAGGTCGGCCTCGCCGCTGCCGGCGGCGCTGTCGGCGGCCGCAACGGGACGGTGCGAGACCAGCGCCCGCAGTGCCGCCTCCTGCTCGGCGGCGAGCCGCCCGAGCTCCCCCGCCTCGCCGGGGAGCCCGCTGTCGCGCCGGGCGACCAGCGCCAGCACCTGCAGCACCCCGTCGTGCACGGCCCGGCCGAGCCGCTCGCGCTCGCGCCCGGCCGCCTCGACCGCGAGCGCCCGCGCGAGCGAGGCCTCCGCCGCCCGGGCGAGCGAGGCCGCGTAGCCCACGACGGCGCCGGCCAGCAGGAGCAGGACGATGTTGTGCGCGGTCTGCTGAGGCCACTCGCCGCCGCGCTCGACCACGCCGGCCACGGACACGGCAGCGGCCGCCGCGAGGCCGCCGCGCCACCCCCAGCGCAGCGCCCAGGCCAGCACCGCGGCGGCCGGCCAGACCACCGGCAGCGTCTGCTCGCCGGCCTCGATGCGCTGCACGGTGTCGACGAGCCGCGTCGAGAGAAGCGCGGCGACCGCGACCGCGAGGTCGAGCCCGAGCACGGGCCACGAGCGCAGCCGGGGCACCGACAGCAGCCCGCTGACGAGGACGGTCCACACCCCCATCGCCGCCAGGATCAGCCAGGCGGCGGTCGGGTGGGCGTACCCGCTGTCCTCGCGCCCGAGCACGACGACGGCGTACGCGAGCGCGCAGGCCCGGAAGACAGCGACCGTCCGCCACAGCGGGCGGTCGACCGCCCCGCGGGCCGGGGTCGCCACGGCGGGTGGGTCAGGCCGCGTCGTCGGACGGCTCGGGACGGCGCGGCGCGCTCACGGGCGCCCCCTGGCCGGACTTGACCGACGAGGCGTAGACGTCGACGTAGTCCTGGCCCCCCAGGCGCCGCAGCTCCTCCATGATCTCGTCGGTCACGGTGCGCAGGACCGCGCGGTCGGCCGACATGCCGTAGTAGCGCGAGAAGTCCATCGGCGGGCCCACCTTGATGCCGACCCGGCCGAGCCGTGGGATGGCCTTGCCCGGAGGCTGCACCTTCTCGGTGTCGATCATGGCGACCGGGACCACCGGGACCCGCGCCTCGAGCGCCATCCGCGCGACGCCGGTGCGCCCGCGGTAGAGCCGGCCGTCGGGGGACCGCGTCCCCTCCGGGTAGATCCCGAGCAGCTCGCCCTCGCCCAGCACCCGCAGCCCGGTGCGCAGCGCCGCCTCGCTGGCGCGGCCGCCGGACCGGTCGACGGGGACGGCGCCGAGGCTGCTGAAGAACCACGCGGTGAGGCGCCCCCGGACGCCGCGGCCGGTGAAGTAGTCGGACTTCGCGAGCCAGACGGCGCGGCGGCGCATCATGACCGGGAGGAAGAAGGAGTCCGAGAAGGACAGGTGGTTGCTCGCGAGGATGGCCGCGCCGGACCGGGGCACGTGCTCCAGCCCCTCGACGCGCGGGCGCCACAGCGTCCGGAGCGCGGGGCCGACGAGCACGTGCTTGAGGAGCCAGTAGAACACTGCCCGCCTCCTCTTCCTGGGTGTCGACGTCCGGGCCCCGCCCGCCTGCGGGGCGAGGGCCGAGACGAATTGCCTGGAAGGCTAAAGCACCCTGAGGCGTACCCCCTCGGCATGCGACGATGTCGCCATGCCCCTGATGCCCGGCGCCGAGCCTTTCGCGGCCGACGGCGGGCCGGTGGGGGCCCTGCTCTGCCACGGCTTCACCGGCACCCCGCAGTCGCTGCGGCCCTGGGCGCAGCACCTCGCCGCCGCCGGGCTGACCGTGCGGCTGCCGCGGCTTGCCGGGCACGGCACGCGCTGGCAGGACCTCGCCTCCACCCGCTGGCCCGACTGGTACGCCACGGTCGACCGCGCGCTCGACGAGCTGCGCGAGCGTTGCTCGACAGTGGTCGTGTGCGGGCTGTCCATGGGCGGCACGCTCGCGCTGCGGCTGGCGCAGCAGCGCGGCGCGGACGTCGACGGGCTCGTCCTCGTCAACCCGAGCGTGCTCAGCCTGCGCCGCGCGGTCCGGCTGCTGCCGCTGCTGCAGCTCGCGGTGCCGACGGTGCCCGGCATCGGCAGCGACATCGCCCGTCCCGGCGTCGTCGAGCTTGCGTACGACCGGACGCCGCTGCGCGCGCTGCACTCCCTCACGCGGCTGTGGGCGCTGACCCGGCAGGACCTTGACCGGGTCACGGCCCCGCTGCTGGTGATGCGGTCGGCGGTCGACCACGTCGTCGAGCCGGCAAGCACCGAAGCGGTCCTCGCGGGCGTAGCCTCGAAGGACGTCGAGCAGCGCGTCCTGGCGCGGAGCCACCACGTCGCGACGCTTGACTACGACGCCGATTCGATCTTCGCTGCCACAGTCGAGTTCGCCGACCGGGTGTCCGGCCGTCGCCACCTCTTCCCCTCGGAGGCCGCCAGTGCGTGACAACGGCCTTCCGGGCACGGACTTCGTGGCCGTCGCCGACCTCGAGCCGCAACTGGCCGACGCCATGCTCGAGCTGCTGCGCGACGCGGGGATGGCGGCGTACGCCGACGCGGCCGCCCCTCGCCGCGGCCCGTACAACGAGTACCACCTGCCCGACCGCCCGACCGACCGGCTCTTCGTGGAGCGCGCCGCGGTCGAGCAGGCCCGTCAGCTGCTGCGCGACCGGCTCCCCTCGCTGCGGGCGGAGTACAGCGCCCACCACGAGCCGGCGGGGGCCCCCGACCCGGCCGGGCGCGACGTCACCGAGGGCACGCCGGGCAAGTGGCCCGAGGTCGACGAGGACGTGTGGGCGGGGATCGTCGCGTCCTTCCGGGCGCCGTCGGCGGACCCGGTCGGCCGCTGGTCGGCGCAGGAGGACGTGGACCCCGCCGCGGAGGCGAAGGCGCCCGCGGGGACGGACACGGACGTCCGCCACGAGCCGCTGCCGGACCCGGGCCCCGCCCCGGCCCCGCGGCCCCAGCCGGTCGCGCGCGAGGACGAGGAGCACTTCGAGCCGCCGGCCCCGCCCCCGCTGCCCCGGGTGGGGCTGCTCGTCGGGTCGGCCTGGGCCGCCGTGCTGGGCGCCCCGATCTTCTTCATCGTCGCCCTGTTCGTCCACGTCGACGTGCAGGGCTGGCTCGGGCTGCTCGGCGTCGGCGCCTTCGTGGCGGGGTTCCTCGTCCTGGTCAGCCGGCTCGGTGACGGGCCCGAGGACGGCTGGGACGACGGAGCCGTCGTCTGAGGCCCTGAGGCCCGGCCCGAGGGGGGCGCCGCAGCCATGCATCTGGACACGTCGCTCTGCCCGGCGTGCAGCGCCGCGACCGCCGGTGGCACGTCCTGCCAGGTTTGCGGGCTGCCCACCACCGTGCCCCCGCGGCGCCGGCACTCGCCGCTCGGCGAGCTCGTCACCGTGCGACGGTTGGGCGGCGGCGCCGAGCCGGGGGTCGTGCTCGGGGCGGACGGCGGGACCCTGACCGTGCTCACGCGGGGCGGAGAGGCCGAGCACGCCGCGCGCGCGGTGCAGGCCGCGGACGGCCACACCCCGGCGGCCACCCGGACCGAGCCCGGCGCGCTGCTGCACGCCGCCGCAGCCCTCAGCGCGGTGGCCGGGCTCGACGGCGTCCCGGCCGAGCGGCTCCGGGAGGTGGCGCTCGGCCGTGCCGTCGCCGCCCCGGAGTCCGTCGTCGGCTTCGCGCACGACGCCGCCGCGGCCGGGGACTTCGAGGCGTTGGAGGCGCTGCGGCTGCCCGAGCCGTTCCGCGCCCTGCTCGAGATCGAGGCGTGGCTGGCCCGCGAGGACTGGAACGCCGCGGCGGCCGCCGTAGCCGACCTGCCCGCGGGCAGCTTCCCCCGGCTGCTGCCCGCAGTGGCGCGGCTAGTCGCCCGGCTGCCGGGCCGCACGCCGTACGCCCCCGGGCTGGCCCGCTGGCTGGCAGCGCACGAGCCGCACCCCGTCGCCGTCGTCGCCCGCGCGGCCCTCGACGCGGGCACCGCCCTCGGCACCGGCGTGACGGCGGCGCTGCGCGCGCTGCCCGGCGTCACGGTCGGCACGACCCACGCCCACGCGCAGCTGGCGGCCGGGGAGGTCCCCGTCCTCGCCGCCGCGCAGGCTCCCGCCCTCGTGCCCCTCGCGGCAGCGGCCGGCACGGCGTTCAACCCGGCGCTCGTCCGGCCGGGCCTGCTCGACGAGCGCA
This genomic interval carries:
- a CDS encoding response regulator — encoded protein: MVVDDHPLWREAVARDLQDAGLEVVATAGDGAAAVRRVAAARPDVVLLDLQLPELPGVEAARQILAARPDVRVLVLSASGEQQDVLDAMAAGATGYLTKSASREELLDAVRRTAEGEPVFTPGLAGLVLGEYRRLSTAPAPDAPVLTPRETEVLRLVAKGLSYKQIAERLVLSHRTVQNHVQNTLGKLQMHNRAQLVRYALEQGLDEDR
- the macS gene encoding MacS family sensor histidine kinase, which codes for MATPARGAVDRPLWRTVAVFRACALAYAVVVLGREDSGYAHPTAAWLILAAMGVWTVLVSGLLSVPRLRSWPVLGLDLAVAVAALLSTRLVDTVQRIEAGEQTLPVVWPAAAVLAWALRWGWRGGLAAAAAVSVAGVVERGGEWPQQTAHNIVLLLLAGAVVGYAASLARAAEASLARALAVEAAGRERERLGRAVHDGVLQVLALVARRDSGLPGEAGELGRLAAEQEAALRALVSHRPVAAADSAAGSGEADLREALTAYTGPHVTVSEPATPVRLPAPAARELAAAVGAALDNVRKHAGDGARAYVLVEDLDEEVLVTVRDDGAGFDAARRLPEARAAGRMGIASSIQGRLADLGGEAVVSSWAGQGTEVELRLPRREQA
- a CDS encoding lysophospholipid acyltransferase family protein; this encodes MFYWLLKHVLVGPALRTLWRPRVEGLEHVPRSGAAILASNHLSFSDSFFLPVMMRRRAVWLAKSDYFTGRGVRGRLTAWFFSSLGAVPVDRSGGRASEAALRTGLRVLGEGELLGIYPEGTRSPDGRLYRGRTGVARMALEARVPVVPVAMIDTEKVQPPGKAIPRLGRVGIKVGPPMDFSRYYGMSADRAVLRTVTDEIMEELRRLGGQDYVDVYASSVKSGQGAPVSAPRRPEPSDDAA
- a CDS encoding alpha/beta hydrolase codes for the protein MPLMPGAEPFAADGGPVGALLCHGFTGTPQSLRPWAQHLAAAGLTVRLPRLAGHGTRWQDLASTRWPDWYATVDRALDELRERCSTVVVCGLSMGGTLALRLAQQRGADVDGLVLVNPSVLSLRRAVRLLPLLQLAVPTVPGIGSDIARPGVVELAYDRTPLRALHSLTRLWALTRQDLDRVTAPLLVMRSAVDHVVEPASTEAVLAGVASKDVEQRVLARSHHVATLDYDADSIFAATVEFADRVSGRRHLFPSEAASA